In Achromobacter xylosoxidans A8, a single window of DNA contains:
- the livG gene encoding high-affinity branched-chain amino acid ABC transporter ATP-binding protein LivG: MSEALLKVSGLTMRFGGLLAVDSVAFEVKSDEVFAIIGPNGAGKTTVFNCVGGFYAPTAGDITMDGKAITGLPSHKVARHGLVRTFQNVRLFKQLTVLENLLVAQHTQVESRLLPGLLKLKSYRQSETDALARAAQWLDFMGLREFANREAGNLAYGHQRRLEIARCMITKPRLLMLDEPAAGLNPQEKRDLQSLIDQLRREFGVAVLLIEHDMSLIMGISDRILVMEHGKPITTGTPEQVRNDERVIKAYLGEE; encoded by the coding sequence ATGAGCGAGGCATTGCTGAAAGTTTCCGGACTCACCATGCGGTTCGGCGGCCTGCTGGCCGTCGACAGCGTGGCGTTCGAAGTCAAATCCGACGAGGTGTTCGCCATCATCGGCCCCAACGGGGCCGGCAAGACCACCGTGTTCAACTGCGTGGGCGGCTTCTATGCGCCGACGGCGGGCGACATCACCATGGACGGCAAGGCCATCACCGGCCTGCCCAGCCATAAGGTCGCGCGCCACGGGCTGGTGCGCACCTTCCAGAACGTGCGCCTGTTCAAGCAACTGACCGTGCTGGAAAACCTGCTGGTGGCGCAGCATACCCAGGTGGAATCTCGGCTCTTGCCGGGCCTGCTCAAGCTCAAGTCCTATCGCCAGTCGGAGACCGATGCGCTGGCGCGCGCGGCGCAATGGCTGGATTTCATGGGCTTGCGCGAGTTCGCCAACCGCGAGGCGGGCAACCTGGCCTACGGCCACCAACGCCGCCTGGAGATCGCGCGCTGCATGATCACCAAGCCGCGCCTCCTGATGCTGGACGAACCGGCGGCGGGCCTGAATCCTCAGGAAAAACGTGATCTGCAGTCGCTGATCGACCAGCTGCGGCGCGAGTTCGGCGTCGCGGTGCTGCTGATCGAGCACGACATGAGCCTGATCATGGGCATCTCGGACCGCATCCTGGTCATGGAGCACGGCAAGCCCATCACTACCGGCACCCCCGAGCAGGTGCGCAACGACGAGCGCGTCATCAAAGCGTACCTGGGGGAGGAATAA
- a CDS encoding aspartate/glutamate racemase family protein, producing MAGAAFALRLAALTPAAIDQQHIPTLLRNDPRIPDRSSAYMAGGENPLPYMQEGVRFLQDAGARLIAIPCNTAHLWYDQIAASTGVPVLHIIQAVIDDLRRLGLSAGRIGLMGTAATLKLGLYQQHLEAQGYQCIVPDDDEVERYCMGSIRAVKANRLEDAYAPAAECIARLKARGADAVVLGCTELPLAVPHALRPSLGVTLTDSIDALARAAIAHYQAEELAAA from the coding sequence ATGGCCGGCGCGGCCTTTGCCCTGCGCCTGGCGGCACTTACGCCCGCCGCGATCGACCAGCAGCACATTCCCACACTGCTGCGCAACGACCCCCGCATCCCCGACCGCTCCAGCGCCTACATGGCCGGCGGCGAGAATCCCCTGCCCTACATGCAGGAAGGCGTGCGCTTCCTGCAGGACGCCGGCGCGCGGCTCATCGCAATTCCCTGCAACACGGCCCACCTCTGGTACGACCAGATCGCCGCGTCCACCGGCGTGCCGGTGCTGCACATCATCCAGGCCGTCATCGACGACCTGCGCCGCCTGGGCCTGTCCGCCGGCCGCATCGGCCTGATGGGCACCGCCGCCACCTTGAAGCTGGGCCTCTACCAGCAGCATCTGGAAGCGCAAGGCTACCAATGCATCGTGCCGGACGACGATGAAGTCGAGCGCTACTGCATGGGTTCGATCCGCGCGGTCAAGGCCAATCGCCTGGAAGACGCCTACGCCCCGGCCGCCGAATGCATCGCCCGCCTCAAGGCGCGCGGCGCGGATGCCGTGGTGCTGGGCTGCACCGAACTGCCGCTGGCGGTGCCGCACGCGCTGCGCCCCAGCCTCGGCGTAACGCTGACGGATTCGATCGACGCGCTGGCTCGGGCGGCGATCGCGCACTACCAGGCCGAGGAACTGGCGGCCGCTTGA
- a CDS encoding ABC transporter ATP-binding protein codes for MLKLDNIHTYYGAIQALNGVSVEVNKGEIVTLIGANGAGKTTLLMTVCGNPRAKEGTITFEGEDITHKDTHHIMRNGIAISPEGRRVFKDLTVAENLMMGGFFAKREEIQAGIDHVYGLFPRLKERASQRAGLMSGGEQQMLAIGRALMTRPRLLLLDEPTLGLAPLVIAQIFDIIREIREQGVTVFLVEQNANKALGVADRGYVLENGRVVLQDTGANLLVNDQVRKAYLGG; via the coding sequence ATGCTTAAGCTGGACAACATTCATACCTACTACGGCGCCATCCAGGCGCTGAACGGGGTGTCGGTAGAAGTCAACAAGGGCGAGATCGTCACGCTGATCGGCGCCAACGGCGCGGGCAAGACCACGCTGTTGATGACGGTCTGCGGCAACCCCCGCGCCAAGGAAGGCACGATCACGTTCGAGGGCGAGGACATCACCCACAAGGACACGCACCACATCATGCGCAATGGCATCGCCATTTCGCCGGAGGGGCGGCGGGTCTTCAAGGACCTGACCGTGGCCGAGAACCTGATGATGGGCGGCTTCTTCGCCAAGCGCGAGGAGATCCAGGCAGGCATCGACCACGTCTATGGGCTGTTCCCGCGCCTTAAAGAGCGCGCCAGCCAGCGCGCCGGCCTGATGTCGGGCGGCGAGCAGCAGATGCTGGCCATCGGCCGCGCGCTGATGACGCGGCCGCGCCTGTTGCTGCTGGACGAACCGACGCTGGGCCTGGCCCCGCTGGTGATCGCCCAGATCTTCGACATCATCCGCGAGATCCGCGAACAGGGCGTGACGGTGTTCCTGGTCGAACAGAACGCCAACAAGGCGTTGGGCGTGGCCGACCGCGGCTACGTGCTGGAAAACGGGCGCGTGGTGCTGCAGGACACCGGCGCCAACCTGCTGGTCAACGACCAGGTGCGCAAGGCGTATCTGGGCGGTTGA